The DNA sequence GTGTTAATTGTCTTCAGCCTCGTTCAGTCTCTAAATCCTCCAAAGTTACAAGCAATTTGAACTGTTAGcggttttttctttctgtgtAACTCTTCTAAATCTTGTGATTTCATGCAGCTCTTTGAGTATCAGTACAATATGGGCCTTCTTTTGATTGAGAAAAAGGAGTGGGCAGTGAAGTATGAAGAACTAAGGCAAGCTTTAGCTGAGACGACTGATACTCTAAAAAGAGATCAAACAGCTCATTCAAGTGCATTGTCCGAGGTGGAGAAGCGGGAAGAGAATTTAAAGAAAGCACTAGGTGTTGAAAGGCAGTGTGTGCTCGATGTAAGATGTGCCttccaaattattttactagACATGCTTTCGCTTTCATTTTGAGCGTAGGCACCTGAATTTTCTTATAACTTAAATTGTTAATTGACTCTGTCAAAGAGGATGGTATTACCACTAGGTTGCTATTTTGTAGAAGGTCTACATAAAAGTTGCAAGAAAGGTTCtatacaaatgcatgtgtGTTTTTGTCATTTAACATATTACATACTATGTAAAATCCTATTTTACATGCAGATGAATCAGCTGGGGATGTGCTAAAGGTGAATGTAGGAAATGGGTCTGGTGATGTCTTGTTTCTATTGTTTTGTGAAATTCAGACTACATATACTGAAAATACATGGTCCAGCATTTTTCTAAAGAATTTCTTATCCGTTCATGAGTGATACCAAAGAAAGTAGTGATTTTAATAAGCTGGAACCATCTCCAATTAGATCCAACTACTCATAGCTAAGTAAGTTCTGATCTTATGGTTTGCCGCAGCTTGAGAAGGCTTTACGTGAGATGCGCTCAGAATATGCTGCAATTAAGTTCAATGCTGATTCCAAACTAGCTGAGGCTAATGCATTAGTCACCAGTGTCGAAGAGAAATCATTGGAGGTTGAAGCAAAATTCCATGCAGCTGATGCCAAACTTGCTGAGGTGAGCAGGAAGAGCTCAGAAATCGAGAGGAAATTGCATGAGTTGGAAGCTCAAGAAAATGCGCTTCGGCGAGAACGGTCTTTCTTCACCACAGAGTATGTTTGAGGCTCTTATTTCTTAAAGTTATATTCCTTTCTTGCTTTGTTAATTGCTCTCTGGATTTACCCTAGTATATAATTGTAGTCTGACATGAAAGTCTTGTATTCTCAGGCGTGAAGCACATGATACTGCTCTATCTAAACAAAGGGAAGACGTGCGAGAGTGGGAACGAAAATTACAGGAAGCAGAGGAGAGGCTCGCTGATAGTAGAAGATTGCTGAACCAAAGAGAGGAAAGGGCGAATGAGAATGACAAGGTTTTGAAGGAAAAACAGAATGACCTTGAAGAACTAAGAAAGAAGATTGAGATTTCTAATTCAACTTTGAAGAACAAAGAAGATGATATAAGCAGCAGATTAGCAAGCATAGCTCTTAAGGAGAAGGCAAGTTCATATCTTACTTCTATTCACTCAATAATTTTGGTGCTGATATTCTGGTTTGCTTTCCTTAActattgatgaatttgaagCAGGAAGCTGATGATGTTAAGAAGAGACTAgaggagaaagagaaacaattGCTGGAATTGGAAGAAAAGTTGAACACTAGAGAAAAAGTGAGTACTTCTTCATTTGATTCATTAGGTTTCAAAGACATGTTGATTACTAAGTCTAGCTTTTTCTTGAGTTTTAAGGTCCATGTTTGTCAGTGTCTTTGGCATATGTTCTGTTGTCCAGTTGCTAACAGCTATATGATTTACCTTTACGGAGAATATTTGTTGACATCAATTCTTATTCATTCTCTCTTGTGGCTCTGATTGCTTTCCAATTACTTTGCTTTGTGACATGCAGTTGGAGATTCAGAAACTGGTGGATGAGCATAAGAGCATCCTGACTGAAAAGCAGAAGGAGTTCGAGTTGGAGATGGAGCAGAAGAGAAAGGAGCATGATGACCAGTTGAAAAACAAACTGGTTGAAGTGGAGAAAAAGGAAGCTGAAATTGCACATGTGGAAGAGAAATTGAAGAAACGAGAACAGGCAATTGAAAAGAAATCGGAGAAAGTGAGGGAGAAAGAGCTGGATTTTGATTCCAAATTAAAAGATTTCAGGGGAAGAGAGAAGTCTCTTAAAGTGGAAGAGAAAAACttggagaaagagagaaaacaaaTGCTTGCTGAAAAGGAAGACCTACTTAGAGTCAAAGATGAGCTTGAGAATCTGAAGGTCGACTCTGAGAAACTGCAGCTGAGATTAAATGAGGAGAGAGAACAGCTAAAAGTAACTGAAGAAGAACGAACTGAACTTGCTCGCCTGCAATCTGAACTGAAACAGGAGATAGATAAATACAGATTCCAAAGCGAGGAACTTATGAAGGAAGCAGATGATTTGAAGGAAGCAAAGGAGAAATTTGAGAAAGAATGGGAAGAGCTGGATGATAAAAGATCTGagataaagaaagaagaagaggacGTTCTTGAACAGAAAAGATCTTTGGAAAAACTAAGACATTCTGAAGAGGAGAGGCTACGCAATGAGAAGCTGGAAATACAACAGTATGTACAGCGGGAACTGGAAGCTCTTAAATTGGCAAAAGATTCTTTTGCTGCCAGCATGGATCATGAAAAGTCAATTTTGGCTGAAAAATCCCAAAGTGAGAAAAGTCAACTGACTCATGATTTTGAAATGCGGAAACAAGAACTTGAGACTGAAATGCGGAGGAAGCAGGAAGAGATAGAGACTCATTTGCATGAGAAGGAAAAGACGTTTGAGCAAGAGAAGGAAATGGAActtaacaatattaattacttgAGGGAAGTAGCCAGAAGAGAAATGGAAGAGATGAAGTTGGAAAGATTTCggatagagaaagaaaaactggAAATTTTACAGAACAAGAAGCATGTAGAGGCACAGCAGCATGAGATGAAAAAAGATATTGAGGAACTTGTTGGCTTGAGCCAGAAGTTGAAAGATCAAAGGGAACAGTTCATTAAGGAAAGAGAACGCTTCATTGCATTTGCTGAGAAACAGAAGAACTGCGACACTTGTGGAGAGACTATTCGTGAGTTTGTGCTGTCTGATCTTCATCCCTTAACTGAACTGGAAAACCTTGAGGCCCCTCCACTGCCAAGGGTAGCAGAGAATTATCTGAAGGAGGTAGCTGAGGGCACTGTCGAGAGGTTTGGTGCTGAATCATCCCCTGGTCTGGTTAATTCAGGATCTCCTAGTGCTGGTGGAACCATTTCTTGGCTCCGGAAGTGTACCTCCAAGATTTTTAAGTTCTCACCAGGAAAGAAACTAGAACTTGATTATGCGCCGGATCCTATGGGTATTTCAGCACTTTCTGATAAGCAAGTTGTGCGTTCACCAAAAACATTGCCAAGTGGTGAAAAAGAGCCAGAAGCGTCTTTGCAAGTAGTAAATGATTCTTTTGATTTCCAAATAGTTGAATCTGATAGTGCCATTAGGGAGGTTGAGGCTGGTCAAGCACTATCAGTTGATCAAGATCCACTGAGTGTCCcagaaaattctcaaaattccaaacTGAAGGCACAACGCCGACCTGGCAAGGGAGGTAGGCCTGGGGCAAATAGAGCACGATCCGTGAAGGCTGCAGTTGATGGTTCTAAAACTAATGGTAATGTGGAGAATTCTGTTTACACAAATGACGATAGCCAAGCAGAATCAGATCTTGTTGGAACTCCAAAGAATATAAGAAAGCGAAATCGTACAGCAAGTAACAGTCAAACTGAAGGTCATTCGGACAGCATCAAGGATGGTGATCGCCCGAGGAGGCGACAGAGAGTTGTTGCAGCTGAACCAAGCCTTGGTCAGAAACGGTACAATCTCCGCCAACCCAAAAAGTAAGTCACAACTTTTCCCATTCTGTATTATGACTTTTCATAAGTTTAAGACTGAAGTCATATGCTTTTAAGGTTCATTCTGCAGCCAACTATGACTTCAACCAATCATGTCTTTCACCCCTTAGAACCAATGTGGTTATAACTAAACATAGTATGTAGATTTGTCTGCTACCAAATCAAAACACTGTCATTATACTTggagttatattttttggctCTGGGTGAACAGCATAGTTATGGACCACAGCTGTGTAGGAACAATTTTATCCTGCTTTGCTTGGATTTCCTTGAATTCAAGTCAGTGACATAATTTAGTTGGTGTGAGGTTACATCCCCATATGTGTATTGAGATTTGTGCTAGTCAATAACTTAGAATCTGAGCTAATCGATGCAAGAGGTCCTACTTTTTCTGAACCTGTTAGTAGCTAATATTTTGGTCATCTTTTTGCTTTATTGCCTTTGTCTTTCAACGGAAATGTCCATCCATGAGATATTCACAAAGTTAACATTTTTCCTTCGCAGATCAGTGGGAACAGTGGCTAATGGATCCTTACCTCGAGTAGGGAGGGGCAAGGAAAAAGAACCCAACCAACTGGCTGGTGCTGAAGCTAACCAATCAGAGAATGTTGAAATTGGTGGAGCTTCAAGGGAAGAAGTTAATGAACCCGGAGCAGCAGCTGCACTTCCTAGAAGATTTAGGGATGGAGATGGTGATGAGCCTGTAAGAAGCAATTGGGCTGCTAGTGAGTTTTCTGCAGACAGTCCTGTAAGTGCTGAGTTTGCATCATCAAGGATTCAGCTTAGGTTGCATATTTATGGAGAACACCTAATTCTTTTtggaatttgattttgatgctGTGAAACTGTGAGGTCTTTGCACCTCCTAACCATTTTTGTTGTATGTACAGTTCAAAATTGCAGGAGACGCCCATGGTGGGCGTGTTGACACAACAAATACTTCTGTGGATGATGTGGTGGGAAGTGAGGTGAATGGAATGGCAGAAGGAGCCAGGGACTATAGTCACGAAGAGTTCAAAAGTGAGAGCCTTGGGGGAGAAGATGACAATAACGATGGGGATGATGATGAGGTTGATCATCCTGGTGAGGTTTCTATCGGGAAGAAGCTCTGGACTTTCCTCACCACATAAACTGACCAACTACATCGTCTTAATTGTATTGACTTTTTAGCATATGCCAATTTGATTTGCAGTTTCAACTTGTGTGTATTAGTTTGCAAATATCACctatgaaaaagaaatcaattcaGGCTGGAGCAGTTAATAGCACCCCCTTCTTCTCCCACTCGTTATTTGGGGTTTGTTAGTGTACAATTTCTGCATAGATAAATTGTAGCATTCTTGGACAGTGCACCTACTGACACTGGACTcacattttccttttctttcttcctgtTTTGTGTATTAGAGCTTTGTTTATGCCATGCTTGCTACTGTTCCCAGTGAATCAGGTTTTATTGTGGTAATAATGTGCTTAAGATCTTAGGTTCTGTTCCCAACGTGAATTTGTGAACTTATCAGGCAAATCGAGTTCGCCGATCAACATTGCAGTACTGCTGATTGCGATGTTGtacaaaatattgcaatttcaTGTCTAATCTGATTATTGAAGGTGAAATTCTTAATGGGCATGGTAAGAAATATCTACTGGTTCTGAAACTCATTAAAATCCCGGTTGAAGCCCCTTTCTAATATGACACGAGGTTTTGATGGGTGGTGGTTCCCTGTAGTCTTTATCGTATTCTCATCTGTTCTTGCTCCTTGGACATTATTCATAAACATATGCCCTAAGAGATTTTTGTGAAAAGAAGagttcaaaaaatacatttaaactTAACATCAGTATTGAAGTGTACAGTTGGGGTTAACATGTATGGCGTGTCGTCAAAAAGTACAGCTAAGTTTAACTAATGTCATCAACATTGAAGTGTAGAGTGACAGTTAACAAGTATGGTGCGTTTACCACGAGACAATTCGGAGACTTTCGCAGCTCTCATATAACAAGTCCCAAGATGCCAAATGTACAATGTACAATTCGGAGAATGCATGTCTTTCGCAGCTCTCATATAACAAGTCCCAAGATGCCAAATGTACAATGTACCCGCAGCCAGAATTGCTTAGACATCTTCACATGAACAGCTGTGCTCAAAATTACACCAACGAGAAATATACCTCGTAGCTATCTGCAGATGCTCTCTCATCCCAACAGCCATCCGCAGTTCAAAATGCGAGGAATCTTCCCTTTTTATGCTTTCTGACTCCTCGGATGAAGGATTATGCTGTCCCTTACTTATGATTTGTGATAGAACCGAATACAAAGGACAGCTGTCACTATCCAGCCACTAACCAAATACGTTCAAGAAGTTTTATGGACGCAGTCTTATCTGGGAGATGAATATGGGAAAGTACCATAATGACCATAGTTTGAAGAACCATAACGATCCTGTACTAGAGGGCTTTTTCTACCTCTGTCTGAGAAGGATCTGCCAATACTAGGGCTCCAAGGTATCGATTGACTCGTTTGTGGACTTTGGGAGTGGTGACTAGAGTCATAATCACCATGTCTACGGAAATGATTTGATAGAGAAGGGCTAGTTCCAGGTTCACAGCCAGGAGGGCCATCATCTTCCATTTCCCCAAACCACCTTTTCTCAGTGTAATAGTGTCCTCTGCTGAGATTTTCTGATGAGTGATTATTCCTTTGCTCGGTATAGTAGTGTCCTCTGAGATGTTCAGATGAGTGATTATCTCTGTGGTGGGGGTGCTCGCTAGATGGATTAACAGTTGAAGAGACTGG is a window from the Sesamum indicum cultivar Zhongzhi No. 13 linkage group LG15, S_indicum_v1.0, whole genome shotgun sequence genome containing:
- the LOC105177743 gene encoding protein CROWDED NUCLEI 1 isoform X3, whose protein sequence is MFTPQKLWSLAPRSATGQKNGSLPGPGSATNQISPTNGEVLAKGKAVTFLEGDGVMDQESLTERASKLENELFEYQYNMGLLLIEKKEWAVKYEELRQALAETTDTLKRDQTAHSSALSEVEKREENLKKALGVERQCVLDLEKALREMRSEYAAIKFNADSKLAEANALVTSVEEKSLEVEAKFHAADAKLAEVSRKSSEIERKLHELEAQENALRRERSFFTTEREAHDTALSKQREDVREWERKLQEAEERLADSRRLLNQREERANENDKVLKEKQNDLEELRKKIEISNSTLKNKEDDISSRLASIALKEKEADDVKKRLEEKEKQLLELEEKLNTREKLEIQKLVDEHKSILTEKQKEFELEMEQKRKEHDDQLKNKLVEVEKKEAEIAHVEEKLKKREQAIEKKSEKVREKELDFDSKLKDFRGREKSLKVEEKNLEKERKQMLAEKEDLLRVKDELENLKVDSEKLQLRLNEEREQLKVTEEERTELARLQSELKQEIDKYRFQSEELMKEADDLKEAKEKFEKEWEELDDKRSEIKKEEEDVLEQKRSLEKLRHSEEERLRNEKLEIQQYVQRELEALKLAKDSFAASMDHEKSILAEKSQSEKSQLTHDFEMRKQELETEMRRKQEEIETHLHEKEKTFEQEKEMELNNINYLREVARREMEEMKLERFRIEKEKLEILQNKKHVEAQQHEMKKDIEELVGLSQKLKDQREQFIKERERFIAFAEKQKNCDTCGETIREFVLSDLHPLTELENLEAPPLPRVAENYLKEVAEGTVERFGAESSPGLVNSGSPSAGGTISWLRKCTSKIFKFSPGKKLELDYAPDPMGISALSDKQVVRSPKTLPSGEKEPEASLQVVNDSFDFQIVESDSAIREVEAGQALSVDQDPLSVPENSQNSKLKAQRRPGKGGRPGANRARSVKAAVDGSKTNGNVENSVYTNDDSQAESDLVGTPKNIRKRNRTASNSQTEGHSDSIKDGDRPRRRQRVVAAEPSLGQKRYNLRQPKK
- the LOC105177743 gene encoding protein CROWDED NUCLEI 1 isoform X1, whose protein sequence is MFTPQKLWSLAPRSATGQKNGSLPGPGSATNQISPTNGEVLAKGKAVTFLEGDGVMDQESLTERASKLENELFEYQYNMGLLLIEKKEWAVKYEELRQALAETTDTLKRDQTAHSSALSEVEKREENLKKALGVERQCVLDLEKALREMRSEYAAIKFNADSKLAEANALVTSVEEKSLEVEAKFHAADAKLAEVSRKSSEIERKLHELEAQENALRRERSFFTTEREAHDTALSKQREDVREWERKLQEAEERLADSRRLLNQREERANENDKVLKEKQNDLEELRKKIEISNSTLKNKEDDISSRLASIALKEKEADDVKKRLEEKEKQLLELEEKLNTREKLEIQKLVDEHKSILTEKQKEFELEMEQKRKEHDDQLKNKLVEVEKKEAEIAHVEEKLKKREQAIEKKSEKVREKELDFDSKLKDFRGREKSLKVEEKNLEKERKQMLAEKEDLLRVKDELENLKVDSEKLQLRLNEEREQLKVTEEERTELARLQSELKQEIDKYRFQSEELMKEADDLKEAKEKFEKEWEELDDKRSEIKKEEEDVLEQKRSLEKLRHSEEERLRNEKLEIQQYVQRELEALKLAKDSFAASMDHEKSILAEKSQSEKSQLTHDFEMRKQELETEMRRKQEEIETHLHEKEKTFEQEKEMELNNINYLREVARREMEEMKLERFRIEKEKLEILQNKKHVEAQQHEMKKDIEELVGLSQKLKDQREQFIKERERFIAFAEKQKNCDTCGETIREFVLSDLHPLTELENLEAPPLPRVAENYLKEVAEGTVERFGAESSPGLVNSGSPSAGGTISWLRKCTSKIFKFSPGKKLELDYAPDPMGISALSDKQVVRSPKTLPSGEKEPEASLQVVNDSFDFQIVESDSAIREVEAGQALSVDQDPLSVPENSQNSKLKAQRRPGKGGRPGANRARSVKAAVDGSKTNGNVENSVYTNDDSQAESDLVGTPKNIRKRNRTASNSQTEGHSDSIKDGDRPRRRQRVVAAEPSLGQKRYNLRQPKKSVGTVANGSLPRVGRGKEKEPNQLAGAEANQSENVEIGGASREEVNEPGAAAALPRRFRDGDGDEPVRSNWAASEFSADSPFKIAGDAHGGRVDTTNTSVDDVVGSEVNGMAEGARDYSHEEFKSESLGGEDDNNDGDDDEVDHPGEVSIGKKLWTFLTT
- the LOC105177743 gene encoding protein CROWDED NUCLEI 1 isoform X2, with amino-acid sequence MFTPQKLWSLAPRSATGQKNGSLPGPGSATNQISPTNGEVLAKGKAVTFLEGDGVMDQESLTERASKLENELFEYQYNMGLLLIEKKEWAVKYEELRQALAETTDTLKRDQTAHSSALSEVEKREENLKKALGVERQCVLDLEKALREMRSEYAAIKFNADSKLAEANALVTSVEEKSLEVEAKFHAADAKLAEVSRKSSEIERKLHELEAQENALRRERSFFTTEREAHDTALSKQREDVREWERKLQEAEERLADSRRLLNQREERANENDKVLKEKQNDLEELRKKIEISNSTLKNKEDDISSRLASIALKEKEADDVKKRLEEKEKQLLELEEKLNTREKLEIQKLVDEHKSILTEKQKEFELEMEQKRKEHDDQLKNKLVEVEKKEAEIAHVEEKLKKREQAIEKKSEKVREKELDFDSKLKDFRGREKSLKVEEKNLEKERKQMLAEKEDLLRVKDELENLKVDSEKLQLRLNEEREQLKVTEEERTELARLQSELKQEIDKYRFQSEELMKEADDLKEAKEKFEKEWEELDDKRSEIKKEEEDVLEQKRSLEKLRHSEEERLRNEKLEIQQYVQRELEALKLAKDSFAASMDHEKSILAEKSQSEKSQLTHDFEMRKQELETEMRRKQEEIETHLHEKEKTFEQEKEMELNNINYLREVARREMEEMKLERFRIEKEKLEILQNKKHVEAQQHEMKKDIEELVGLSQKLKDQREQFIKERERFIAFAEKQKNCDTCGETIREFVLSDLHPLTELENLEAPPLPRVAENYLKEVAEGTVERFGAESSPGLVNSGSPSAGGTISWLRKCTSKIFKFSPGKKLELDYAPDPMGISALSDKQVVRSPKTLPSGEKEPEASLQVVNDSFDFQIVESDSAIREVEAGQALSVDQDPLSVPENSQNSKLKAQRRPGKGGRPGANRARSVKAAVDGSKTNGNVENSVYTNDDSQAESDLVGTPKNIRKRNRTASNSQTEGHSDSIKDGDRPRRRQRVVAAEPSLGQKRYNLRQPKKSVGTVANGSLPRVGRGKEKEPNQLAGAEANQSENVEIGGASREEVNEPGAAAALPRRFRDGDGDEPVRSNWAASEFSADSPVSAEFASSRIQLSSKLQETPMVGVLTQQILLWMMWWEVR